The Candidatus Polarisedimenticolia bacterium genome window below encodes:
- the tuf gene encoding elongation factor Tu (EF-Tu; promotes GTP-dependent binding of aminoacyl-tRNA to the A-site of ribosomes during protein biosynthesis; when the tRNA anticodon matches the mRNA codon, GTP hydrolysis results; the inactive EF-Tu-GDP leaves the ribosome and release of GDP is promoted by elongation factor Ts; many prokaryotes have two copies of the gene encoding EF-Tu): VSLSIELITPIAMDKGLRFAIREGGRTVGAGTVTEIQA; encoded by the coding sequence ACGTGAGCCTGAGCATCGAGCTGATCACCCCGATCGCGATGGACAAGGGGCTGCGGTTCGCGATCCGGGAAGGCGGGCGCACGGTGGGGGCTGGAACCGTCACCGAGATTCAGGCTTGA